One window of Penaeus chinensis breed Huanghai No. 1 chromosome 34, ASM1920278v2, whole genome shotgun sequence genomic DNA carries:
- the LOC125043751 gene encoding ubiquitin-conjugating enzyme E2 Z-like isoform X2 codes for MESKSILAEADSTSMLALPQSNPQSSVSQTSPALLSPAHSPANLSPAQSPSHSPSAIPVSGSSPTVLSPSESLSDPSQPSTLQPSSLSSSVISPPEQPSPGSIWAESVSLLPYVPLSLSSPNEPQPPATQSNISSSISSTTPANPQSPLAVSVDQDSFYLNAPHPVKSWRYDPLASPDWDCAGPPGFLCAGRVKKDLSSIYSEPLPGIFVVPDEQNLFKVNCLIIGPFDTPYEGGFFHFLVRFGPQYPLHPPRVRLLTTGGDTVRFNPNLYKNGKVCLSILGTWAGPAWSPASNLSSVLLSLQSLMNENPYHNEPGFEKERKAGDSERYNTIIMHETIRVAVIQQFEGVNMVPADLMRVMEASFLEYYDHYVEICEKNMHLDGQTMVDPFREWRGHFQYATLLKNLKRLKVKIEAKVDSEVPENPITAESDDVSSISEDKPEP; via the exons ATGGAGTCGAAGAGCATCCTGGCAGAAGCAGACTCGACCTCCATGCTAGCCCTCCCTCAGTCCAATCCACAGTCAAGTGTGTCACAGACCTCACCAGCACTCTTGTCACCTGCACATTCCCCTGCGAATTTGTCACCAGCAcagtctccttctcattctccatctGCGATACCTGTCTCAGGATCTTCACCCACAGTTTTGTCACCTTCAGAGAGTCTTAGTGACCCTTCACAGCCATCTACATTACAACCTTCCTCATTGTCTTCATCAGTCATTTCACCACCTGAGCAACCATCTCCGGGGAGCATCTGGGCAGAATCAGTATCTTTATTACCATAtgtaccattatcactgtcatctccAAATGAGCCACAGCCTCCAGCAACACAGTCAAATATATCATCTAGTATATCATCAACCACCCCAGCCAATCCACAGTCTCCCTTGGCTGTCTCAGTGGACCAAGACTCCTTTTACCTGAATGCGCCACATCCTGTAAAGTCATGGCGCTATGATCCTCTAGCATCCCCGGATTGGGATTGTGCAGGACCACCCGGATTTCTTTGTGCTGGACGAGTTAAAAA AGACCTGAGCAGTATCTACAGTGAGCCACTTCCGGGAATTTTTGTTGTACCTGATGAACAAAACCTCTTTAAAGTCAATTGCCTCATTATTGGGCCATTTGATACACCATATGAAGGTGGATTCTTCCACTTCCTCGTCCGTTTTGGTCCTCAGTATCCTCTCCATCCACCAAGAGTACGACTGCTGACAACAGGGGGTGATACAGTCAGATTTAACCCAAATTTATACAAGAATGGCAAAGTTTGCTTAAGTATTCTAGG AACGTGGGCTGGTCCAGCATGGAGTCCAGCATCCAACCTCTCCAGTGTCCTTTTGTCATTACAAAGCCTGATGAATGAGAACCCTTATCACAATGAACCTGGATTTGAAAAG GAGCGTAAGGCAGGAGACAGTGAGCGTTATAACACCATCATAATGCATGAAACGATTAGAGTTGCTGTTATACAACAGTTTGAGGGTGTTAACATGGTGCCAGCAGATCTCATGAGAGTTATGGAAGCTTCATTTCTggagtattatgatcattatgttgaaatttgtgaaaaaaatatgCATCTAGATGGACAAACCATGGTG GATCCCTTCCGGGAATGGCGGGGCCACTTCCAGTATGCAACCCTTCTGAAGAATCTCAAGAGACTAAAAGTCAAAATTGAGGCGAAGGTAGACAGTGAAGTACCTGAAAACCCCATAACAGCAGAGAGTGATGATGTATCTAGTATATCAGAAG
- the LOC125043751 gene encoding ubiquitin-conjugating enzyme E2 Z-like isoform X1 gives MESKSILAEADSTSMLALPQSNPQSSVSQTSPALLSPAHSPANLSPAQSPSHSPSAIPVSGSSPTVLSPSESLSDPSQPSTLQPSSLSSSVISPPEQPSPGSIWAESVSLLPYVPLSLSSPNEPQPPATQSNISSSISSTTPANPQSPLAVSVDQDSFYLNAPHPVKSWRYDPLASPDWDCAGPPGFLCAGRVKKDLSSIYSEPLPGIFVVPDEQNLFKVNCLIIGPFDTPYEGGFFHFLVRFGPQYPLHPPRVRLLTTGGDTVRFNPNLYKNGKVCLSILGTWAGPAWSPASNLSSVLLSLQSLMNENPYHNEPGFEKERKAGDSERYNTIIMHETIRVAVIQQFEGVNMVPADLMRVMEASFLEYYDHYVEICEKNMHLDGQTMVDPFREWRGHFQYATLLKNLKRLKVKIEAKVDSEVPENPITAESDDVSSISEGEDELLLYEEESSPELEGVD, from the exons ATGGAGTCGAAGAGCATCCTGGCAGAAGCAGACTCGACCTCCATGCTAGCCCTCCCTCAGTCCAATCCACAGTCAAGTGTGTCACAGACCTCACCAGCACTCTTGTCACCTGCACATTCCCCTGCGAATTTGTCACCAGCAcagtctccttctcattctccatctGCGATACCTGTCTCAGGATCTTCACCCACAGTTTTGTCACCTTCAGAGAGTCTTAGTGACCCTTCACAGCCATCTACATTACAACCTTCCTCATTGTCTTCATCAGTCATTTCACCACCTGAGCAACCATCTCCGGGGAGCATCTGGGCAGAATCAGTATCTTTATTACCATAtgtaccattatcactgtcatctccAAATGAGCCACAGCCTCCAGCAACACAGTCAAATATATCATCTAGTATATCATCAACCACCCCAGCCAATCCACAGTCTCCCTTGGCTGTCTCAGTGGACCAAGACTCCTTTTACCTGAATGCGCCACATCCTGTAAAGTCATGGCGCTATGATCCTCTAGCATCCCCGGATTGGGATTGTGCAGGACCACCCGGATTTCTTTGTGCTGGACGAGTTAAAAA AGACCTGAGCAGTATCTACAGTGAGCCACTTCCGGGAATTTTTGTTGTACCTGATGAACAAAACCTCTTTAAAGTCAATTGCCTCATTATTGGGCCATTTGATACACCATATGAAGGTGGATTCTTCCACTTCCTCGTCCGTTTTGGTCCTCAGTATCCTCTCCATCCACCAAGAGTACGACTGCTGACAACAGGGGGTGATACAGTCAGATTTAACCCAAATTTATACAAGAATGGCAAAGTTTGCTTAAGTATTCTAGG AACGTGGGCTGGTCCAGCATGGAGTCCAGCATCCAACCTCTCCAGTGTCCTTTTGTCATTACAAAGCCTGATGAATGAGAACCCTTATCACAATGAACCTGGATTTGAAAAG GAGCGTAAGGCAGGAGACAGTGAGCGTTATAACACCATCATAATGCATGAAACGATTAGAGTTGCTGTTATACAACAGTTTGAGGGTGTTAACATGGTGCCAGCAGATCTCATGAGAGTTATGGAAGCTTCATTTCTggagtattatgatcattatgttgaaatttgtgaaaaaaatatgCATCTAGATGGACAAACCATGGTG GATCCCTTCCGGGAATGGCGGGGCCACTTCCAGTATGCAACCCTTCTGAAGAATCTCAAGAGACTAAAAGTCAAAATTGAGGCGAAGGTAGACAGTGAAGTACCTGAAAACCCCATAACAGCAGAGAGTGATGATGTATCTAGTATATCAGAAGGTGAGGACGAGTTACTTTTGTATGAAGAGGAGTCTTCACCTGAGCTAGAAGGGGTGGATTGA